The following proteins come from a genomic window of Suricata suricatta isolate VVHF042 chromosome 5, meerkat_22Aug2017_6uvM2_HiC, whole genome shotgun sequence:
- the LOC115292424 gene encoding caspase-14-like isoform X1, whose product MERSVGSGRRSGSDGRPAPPKITPAVEKLQRRVQETLDLLSPQELSHFRVILRTVDEGPRVSPLRLELEGGSKAGLALLLAQHYYLPAVSRVLVKVLQQLGRADLLPLWQSADDAGGWEIPRKIAKRSYDWVDGDQDRYDLSGKRKAFLMCVEKNRPGAHRDVMLMTEWLGQCQFEHTSCIDPNKMELLGKISSFRDGLNEIKDDVGCCLVTLMSHGEKGFIKMKNGEKVSLEDIFEMFNNKNCPALQEKPKIFIIQACRGEKRDNGVETDDEPMESDDVSERSRLPTFSDYFIIYPTQADHVALRHPRTGSVMIEAMAEVFKQHGNKCHIADFFTKVNNRVVHTEFHLHEEPIKVSLVMESTLTKSVYF is encoded by the exons ATGGAGAGGAGCGTCGGGAGCGGCCGGCGCTCGGGGTCCGACGGCCGCCCGGCGCCTCCAAAGATCACGCCGGCCGTGGAGAAGCTGCAGCGCCGCGTGCAAGAGACCCTGGACCTGCTGTCCCCGCAGGAGCTGAGCCACTTCCGCGTCATCCTCAGGACCGTGGACGAGGGGCCGCGCGTGAGCCCCCTGCGGCTGGAGCTGGAGGGCGGCAGCAAGGCGGGGCTGGCCCTGCTCCTGGCCCAGCACTACTACCTGCCCGCCGTGTCGCGCGTGCTCGTCAAGGTGCTGCAGCAGCTGGGCCGCGCCGACCTGCTGCCGCTCTGGCAGAGCGCGGACGACGCGGGCGGCTGGG AGATTCCAAGAAAGATTGCAAAGAGAAGCTATGACTGGGTGGATGGTGACCAG GACCGTTACGACCTGAGCGGCAAGCGGAAGGCTTTCCTCATGTGTGTGGAGAAGAACAGACCGGGGGCTCACAGGGACGTCATGCTAATGACCGAGTGGCTTGGCCAGTGCCAGTTTGAGCATACGTCGTGCATCGATCCAAACAAAATG GAGTTACTTGGGAAAATATCATCATTTCGTGATGGACTCAATGAAATTAAGGATGATGTTGGCTGTTGCCTTGTTACTCTTATGTCCCATGGGGAGAAAGGCTTTATTAAGATGAAGAATGGTGAAAAAGTCAGCCTGGAggacatttttgaaatgtttaataataaaaattgtccAGCACTTCAAGAGAAACCAAAGATCTTTATAATCCAGGCCTGCAGAGGAG agaaaagagataATGGTGTGGAGACAGACGACGAGCCCATGGAGTCTGATGATGTGTCTGAGAGGAGCAGGCTGCCCACTTTCAGCGACTACTTCATCATCTACCCCACCCAGGCAG ATCACGTCGCCTTACGGCACCCGCGCACCGGCTCGGTGATGATTGAAGCAATGGCTGAGGTCTTTAAACAGCACGGAAATAAGTGCCACATCGCCGACTTTTTCACCAAA
- the LOC115292424 gene encoding caspase-14-like isoform X2: MERSVGSGRRSGSDGRPAPPKITPAVEKLQRRVQETLDLLSPQELSHFRVILRTVDEGPRVSPLRLELEGGSKAGLALLLAQHYYLPAVSRVLVKVLQQLGRADLLPLWQSADDAGGWEIPRKIAKRSYDWVDGDQDRYDLSGKRKAFLMCVEKNRPGAHRDVMLMTEWLGQCQFEHTSCIDPNKMELLGKISSFRDGLNEIKDDVGCCLVTLMSHGEKGFIKMKNGEKVSLEDIFEMFNNKNCPALQEKPKIFIIQACRGEKRDNGVETDDEPMESDDVSERSRLPTFSDYFIIYPTQAESVLRTDPVTMDL; the protein is encoded by the exons ATGGAGAGGAGCGTCGGGAGCGGCCGGCGCTCGGGGTCCGACGGCCGCCCGGCGCCTCCAAAGATCACGCCGGCCGTGGAGAAGCTGCAGCGCCGCGTGCAAGAGACCCTGGACCTGCTGTCCCCGCAGGAGCTGAGCCACTTCCGCGTCATCCTCAGGACCGTGGACGAGGGGCCGCGCGTGAGCCCCCTGCGGCTGGAGCTGGAGGGCGGCAGCAAGGCGGGGCTGGCCCTGCTCCTGGCCCAGCACTACTACCTGCCCGCCGTGTCGCGCGTGCTCGTCAAGGTGCTGCAGCAGCTGGGCCGCGCCGACCTGCTGCCGCTCTGGCAGAGCGCGGACGACGCGGGCGGCTGGG AGATTCCAAGAAAGATTGCAAAGAGAAGCTATGACTGGGTGGATGGTGACCAG GACCGTTACGACCTGAGCGGCAAGCGGAAGGCTTTCCTCATGTGTGTGGAGAAGAACAGACCGGGGGCTCACAGGGACGTCATGCTAATGACCGAGTGGCTTGGCCAGTGCCAGTTTGAGCATACGTCGTGCATCGATCCAAACAAAATG GAGTTACTTGGGAAAATATCATCATTTCGTGATGGACTCAATGAAATTAAGGATGATGTTGGCTGTTGCCTTGTTACTCTTATGTCCCATGGGGAGAAAGGCTTTATTAAGATGAAGAATGGTGAAAAAGTCAGCCTGGAggacatttttgaaatgtttaataataaaaattgtccAGCACTTCAAGAGAAACCAAAGATCTTTATAATCCAGGCCTGCAGAGGAG agaaaagagataATGGTGTGGAGACAGACGACGAGCCCATGGAGTCTGATGATGTGTCTGAGAGGAGCAGGCTGCCCACTTTCAGCGACTACTTCATCATCTACCCCACCCAGGCAG AATCTGTCCTGAGGACTGATCCCGTGACCATGGACTTATGA
- the SLC25A38 gene encoding mitochondrial glycine transporter isoform X2, which produces MIQESRPALLQPQDVGDRVETLMLHPVIKAFLCGSISGTCSTLLFQPLDLLKTRLQTLQPSAHGSRRIGMLALLWTVVRTESVLGLWKGMSPSIVRCVPGIGIYFGTLYSLKQHFLRGHPPTALESVILGVGSRSVAGVCMSPITVIKTRYESGRYGYESVFSALRSICRSEGHRGLFSGLTATLLRDAPFSGIYLMFYNQTKNIVTPGLWAAWLLPRRCSPGAAPDSDGSDGMDGLRGDDGQDGPEVLTDGTGDGLLPGAACLTALGLEEALSGQPGTRVAFSQPSLCGEWMGLAQAPGSPKGGVTGTYGALGS; this is translated from the exons ATGATCCAGGAGTCACGCCCCGCGCTGCTGCAGCCTCAAGATGTCGGAGACAGGGTGGAGACGCTTATG CTGCATCCGGTGATCAAAGCTTTCCTGTGTGGCTCCATCAGTGGGACCTGCTCCACCCTCCTGTTCCAGCCCCTAGACCTCCTCAAAACCCGCCTGCAGACCCTGCAGCCCTCAGCCCATGG atCCAGGCGCATTGGGATGCTGGCTCTGCTCTGGACGGTGGTTCGCACGGAGAGTGTTCTGGGCCTTTGGAAGGGGATGTCGCCT TCCATCGTGAGGTGCGTCCCCGGCATTGGCATCTACTTTGGCACCCTCTACTCCCTGAAGCAGCACTTCCTGCGAGGCCACCCGCCCACCGCCCTGGAGTCCGTCATCCTGGGAGTGGGCTCTCGCTCCGTGGCAGGGGTCTGCATGTCACCCATCACTGTGATCAAGACGCGGTACGAG AGCGGGCGGTATGGCTACGAGAGCGTCTTCTCGGCCCTGAGGAGCATCTGCCGCAGCGAAGGCCACCGTGGGCTCTTCAGTGGCCTGACAGCAACCCTTCTGCGTGATGCACCCTTTTCTGGAATCTACCTGATGTTTTACAACCAGACCAAAAACATCGTGACCCCCG GATTATGGGCTGCGTGGCTTCTTCCGAGGAGGTGTTCCCCGGGCGCTGCGCCGGACTCTGATGGCAGCGATGGCATGGACGGTCTACGAGGAGATGATGGCCAAGATGGGCCTGAAGTCCTGACCGACGGGACTGGGGACGGGCTCTTGCCGGGGGCTGCTTGTCTCACCGCCCTGGGGTTAGAGGAAGCCCTGTCTGGGCAGCCAGGCACCCGTGTCGCCTTCAGTCAACCCAGCCTGTGTGGGGAATGGATGGGCCTGGCTCAGGCCCCAGGATCTCCCAAAGGAGGGGTCACTGGCACATACGGTGCCCTGGGGAGTTAG
- the SLC25A38 gene encoding mitochondrial glycine transporter isoform X1 — protein MIQESRPALLQPQDVGDRVETLMLHPVIKAFLCGSISGTCSTLLFQPLDLLKTRLQTLQPSAHGSRRIGMLALLWTVVRTESVLGLWKGMSPSIVRCVPGIGIYFGTLYSLKQHFLRGHPPTALESVILGVGSRSVAGVCMSPITVIKTRYESGRYGYESVFSALRSICRSEGHRGLFSGLTATLLRDAPFSGIYLMFYNQTKNIVTPDQLDAGLIPAVNFGCGLFAGVLASLVTQPADVIKTHMQLSPGEFRWIGQAATLIFRDYGLRGFFRGGVPRALRRTLMAAMAWTVYEEMMAKMGLKS, from the exons ATGATCCAGGAGTCACGCCCCGCGCTGCTGCAGCCTCAAGATGTCGGAGACAGGGTGGAGACGCTTATG CTGCATCCGGTGATCAAAGCTTTCCTGTGTGGCTCCATCAGTGGGACCTGCTCCACCCTCCTGTTCCAGCCCCTAGACCTCCTCAAAACCCGCCTGCAGACCCTGCAGCCCTCAGCCCATGG atCCAGGCGCATTGGGATGCTGGCTCTGCTCTGGACGGTGGTTCGCACGGAGAGTGTTCTGGGCCTTTGGAAGGGGATGTCGCCT TCCATCGTGAGGTGCGTCCCCGGCATTGGCATCTACTTTGGCACCCTCTACTCCCTGAAGCAGCACTTCCTGCGAGGCCACCCGCCCACCGCCCTGGAGTCCGTCATCCTGGGAGTGGGCTCTCGCTCCGTGGCAGGGGTCTGCATGTCACCCATCACTGTGATCAAGACGCGGTACGAG AGCGGGCGGTATGGCTACGAGAGCGTCTTCTCGGCCCTGAGGAGCATCTGCCGCAGCGAAGGCCACCGTGGGCTCTTCAGTGGCCTGACAGCAACCCTTCTGCGTGATGCACCCTTTTCTGGAATCTACCTGATGTTTTACAACCAGACCAAAAACATCGTGACCCCCG ACCAGTTGGACGCCGGCCTCATCCCGGCAGTAAATTTCGGCTGTGGGCTCTTTGCCGGTGTCCTGGCCTCCCTCGTGACTCAGCCGGCCGATGTCATCAAGACGCACATGCAGCTCTCCCCGGGGGAGTTTCGCTGGATCGGCCAGGCGGCGACCCTCATTTTCAGA GATTATGGGCTGCGTGGCTTCTTCCGAGGAGGTGTTCCCCGGGCGCTGCGCCGGACTCTGATGGCAGCGATGGCATGGACGGTCTACGAGGAGATGATGGCCAAGATGGGCCTGAAGTCCTGA